One region of Manduca sexta isolate Smith_Timp_Sample1 chromosome 25, JHU_Msex_v1.0, whole genome shotgun sequence genomic DNA includes:
- the LOC115443788 gene encoding cystathionine gamma-lyase translates to MAEQGFLKPKAGFATLAIHAGQEPEKWKSAAVVTPIVTSTTFKQPAPGEHTGFEYGRSGNPTRNTLEECLAALDGAKYALAYASGLGATTTVTALLNSGDHIVASDDVYGGTNRLLRQVVSRLGIDTTFTDVTDLQKVNDAIKENTKMLWIETPTNPLMKVVDIEAVVNIAKKKRDDIIVVVDNTFLTSYLQRPLDYGVDIVVYSLTKYMNGHSDVIMGAAIVNDKDLEQRLRFLQNAMGVVPSPMDCYLVNRSLKTLAIRMEQHKKSSLIIANWLLNHPKVTEVLHPGLPSHPQYEISKKQTCGHSGVFSFRHVGGLKESRKLLSSLQIFTLAESLGGYESLAELPSVMTHASVPAKQREELGITDSLVRLSVGLEDTEDLIADLDQALKAAFENYIKSWLDTRISLDYFYTNISCILELNIFTYIYTKTDVSK, encoded by the exons ATGGCTGAACAAGGATTTTTGAAGCCTAAAGCTGGTTTTGCCACGCTAGCAATCCATGCTGGCCAGGAACCGGAAAAATGGAAGTCTGCAGCTGTCGTAACACCAATCGTCACATCAACCACGTTTAAACAACCAGCGCCGGGTGAACATACT ggCTTCGAATACGGTCGATCAGGAAATCCAACGAGAAACACATTGGAAGAGTGCCTGGCTGCGCTAGATGGGGCGAAATATGCCTTAGCATATGCATCCGGATTAGGTGCTACCACTACCGTAACTGCTCTGCTCAATTCAGGGGATCATATTGTAGCTTCAGATGATGTTTATGGCGGTACTAACAGATTATTaag acAAGTTGTATCAAGATTGGGTATAGACACTACCTTTACCGACGTCACAGACCTTCAAAAAGTGAATGACGCTATTAAGGAAAATACAAAg ATGCTCTGGATAGAGACTCCAACAAATCCGCTTATGAAAGTAGTTGATATTGAAGCGGTTGTGAATATCGCTAAGAAGAAACGCGATGATATAATTGTTGTCGTGGATAACACATTCCTAACGTCCTATTTACAAAGACCGCTGGACTATGGCGTTGATATTGTCGTGTACTCATTGACGAAGTACATGAATGGCCATTCAGATGTTATCATGGGGGCAGCGATCGTCAACGACAAAGACCTTGAGCAAAGATTGAGATTCCTACAAAATG ctatgGGGGTTGTCCCTTCGCCAATGGATTGCTATTTGGTTAACAGAAGTTTAAAAACATTGGCAATAAGAATGGAGCAGCACAAAAAATCCTCCTTGATTATAGCTAATTGGTTACTAAACCATCCTAAAGTAACTGAAGTACTGCACCcag GACTGCCGTCTCATCCACAGTACGAAATATCAAAAAAGCAAACTTGTGGGCATTCAGGTGTTTTCAGTTTTAGACATGTAGGAGGCTTGAAGGAGTCAAGGAAATTATTGTCATCTTTACAAATTTTCACGTTGGCCGAAAGTTTGGGTGGATATGAAAGTTTGGCAGAATTAcc TTCTGTCATGACACATGCATCTGTGCCTGCGAAACAGAGGGAAGAACTCGGAATTACTGATTCACTTGTGAGGCTCTCCGTAGGATTAGAAGACACAGAAGATCTGATCGCAGATTTAGATCAAGCTCTAAAGGCTGCTTTTGAAAACTATATTAAGTCCTGGTTGGATACCAGGATTAGcctagattatttttatacgaatatATCGTGcatattagaattaaatatttttacttatatttatacgaAAACAGATGTTAGTAAGTAA
- the LOC115443785 gene encoding LOW QUALITY PROTEIN: WD repeat and HMG-box DNA-binding protein 1 (The sequence of the model RefSeq protein was modified relative to this genomic sequence to represent the inferred CDS: inserted 1 base in 1 codon; deleted 1 base in 1 codon), whose amino-acid sequence MKIESKPLRYAHAEGHTDVCYTEDGKHIITCGHDGDVRIWVDIEDDDPSSHCVGESALAVTFKEKRLYVATDNHAVQAYTFPAFDKDGIVTRFTAPVTQIKSTGKIEALGCCSENMEAKICNLEGGAPLFVMSEHKGPVLSIAICPHMKYASTASGDGVLRIWDIDTQKIVKEITCVPKINTFYAAKVLCRMDFEPSEGKYLAYPNNREIILLDCESWGQRMTFTHSSIKCAVSQCLFSPCGKYLAGSTVAGQIAVWDIESGSCXGIIEHPTSHNVSAMAWNPKGNGVLAYCDVAGQLGTLVNCYGKDSNKHDAADDDIEMVERVDDEIVDDLIENYESDDDNAISLEKIKNETMGVTRASSRASSREPAPAHTPVPRAAPQAPLQPAATPAHLEHRYMCWNDVGIVRCHTAENGESTIDVEFHDTNFHHGIHLNNYLNHTMASLSTSVLALACETPSKLVCISLIGSSKEWSASMPDTEEILCVSAGGGVVAVATTARLLRIFTAMGTQRQVVSLQGPIVSLACYNTTIMAIYHSTDPGVSDQHMAMDIIALNGRQVRCKTVNFPLTPAAKLSWVGATDAGSPCAYDSAGVLRLYDISSAVWMPVCDTSAHSRGASDSWFIVSISEATQKVRAIMCRGASFPLTMPKPIVSELPIQIPLCEMDTEKSEYEEQLVRWAHTAADVDVKAARETALKLFALACRSEIEQRALELMELLKDDRLLPLAAKYASRLGRVHLAEKLTNLSETWEKDNERLNEAQNSHFQELETQETYDVTSTQDLNESLIIPQKATEKKQETATIKPMPIRPSSGGSRNPFKKSSESAKQVQSPLTLTDRTLVDNIDDTTENNDPLKPRVGESFMDWFGRNKTTLEQQNSELTPSELTRHGVRMFKNIQANDNNTPDSKKRRLDEETNSSDSPVTSAPKQSKLSAFAFQKKT is encoded by the exons ATGAAGATTGAGAGCAAACCCCTTAGATATGCCCACGCTGAAGGCCACACTGATGTGTGTTATACCGAAGATGGCAA ACATATAATAACATGTGGACACGATGGCGATGTAAGAATATGGGTTGATATAGAGGATGACGATCCTAGTTCCCATTGCGTTGGTGAAAGTGCTCTTGCAGTTACGTTTAAAGAGAAAAGACTCTATGTCGCGACGGATAACCATGCTGTGCAAGCTTATACTTTTCCGGCTTTTGATAAAGACGGTATTGTTACGAGATTCACAGCCCCCGTAACTCAAATCAAGTCTACTGGAAAAATTGAG GCCTTAGGTTGTTGTTCTGAGAACATGGAAGCTAAAATATGCAATCTGGAAGGTGGCGCTCCTCTGTTTGTAATGAGTGAACATAAAGGACCAGTTCTCAGTATAGCTATATGCCCTCACATGAAATATGCCAGTACAGCCAGTGGTGATGGCGTCTTGAGGATTTGGGATATAGACACACAAAAAATTGTTAAGGAGATCACATGTGTacctaaaataaacacattctATGCTGCTAAAGTTTTGT gtAGAATGGATTTTGAACCATCAGAAGGAAAGTATTTAGCTTACCCAAATAACAGAGAGATCATATTATTGGACTGTGAAAGTTGGGGACAGCGGATGACATTCACACACAGttct ATTAAATGTGCGGTATCCCAGTGCCTGTTCTCACCATGTGGAAAGTATTTGGCC GGGAGCACTGTGGCTGGTCAAATTGCAGTGTGGGATATTGAATCTGGGTCAT TTGGGATCATCGAGCATCCCACTTCACATAATGTGTCTGCGATGGCATGGAATCCTAAAG GTAATGGTGTCTTAGCGTATTGTGATGTTGCTGGTCAACTAGGGACACTTGTGAACTGCTATGGCAAAGATAGCAATAAACATGATGCAGCAGATGATGATATTGAAATGGTGGAAAGAGTAGatg ATGAAATCGTAGATGATTTAATAGAAAACTATGAGAGCGATGACGATAACGCCATATCATTGGAGAAAATTAAGAACGAGACGATGGGAGTAACGCGCGCGTCGTCCCGCGCCTCCTCCCGGGAGCCTGCGCCCGCGCACACGCCCGTGCCGCGCGCCGCCCCGCAGGCGCCGCTGCAGCCCGCCGCCACACCTGCGCATCTCGAGCACAG ATACATGTGTTGGAACGATGTAGGCATTGTGCGGTGCCACACTGCAGAGAACGGCGAGTCCACTATCGACGTGGAGTTCCACGACACTAATTTCCATCACGGCATACATTTGAACAATTATTTGAACCACACTATGGCCAGTTTGTCCACCAGTGTACTTGCTCTGGCATGTGAAACGccaag CAAGTTGGTGTGCATATCGCTGATCGGCAGTAGTAAGGAGTGGAGCGCGTCGATGCCCGACACAGAAGAGATCCTGTGCGtgtcggcgggcggcggcgtCGTCGCGGTGGCCACTACCGCCCGCCTGCTCAGGATATTCACTGCCATGGGCACTCAGAGACAg GTAGTCTCTTTACAAGGGCCTATAGTGTCACTGGCCTGTTACAACACAACAATAATGGCAATATACCACAGCACAGATCCTGGCGTGTCTGACCAGCATATGGCTATGGACATTATAGCATTAAATG GGAGGCAAGTGAGATGCAAAACAGTTAACTTTCCGCTAACCCCTGCTGCGAAGTTGTCGTGGGTCGGCGCCACGGACGCGGGCTCGCCGTGTGCGTACGATAGCGCCGGCGTACTGCGCTTGTACGACATCTCCAGCGCCGTGTGGATGCCGGTGTGTGACACCAGCGCGCACTCCAGGGGCGCGTCCGACTCATGGTTTATTGTTTCC aTCAGTGAAGCTACACAGAAAGTTCGAGCAATCATGTGTAGAGGCGCTTCATTCCCTTTGACCATGCCCAAACCAATAGTGTCAGAATTACCAATACAG ATACCGCTGTGCGAGATGGACACGGAGAAGAGTGAGTACGAGGAGCAGCTGGTCCGCTGGGCGCACACCGCGGCGGACGTCGACGTCAAGGCTGCGCGGGAGACTGCACTCAAACTCTTCGCG CTCGCATGCAGAAGTGAAATAGAGCAAAGAGCGTTGGAATTAATGGAGTTACTGAAAGACGATCGGCTCCTACCGTTGGCAGCTAAATACGCATCGCGGCTTGGGCGCGTGCACTTAGCAGAAAAACTCACAAACTTATCGGAAACTTGGGAAAAGGACAATGAAAGACTGAACGAGGCGCAAAATTCTCATTTCCAAGAGTTAGAAACACAGGAGACGTATGACGTCACAAGCACACAAGACTTGAATGAAAGTTTGATCATACCACAAAAAGCTACTGAAAAGAAACAAGAAACCGCAACCATTAAGCCAATG cCAATAAGACCATCGTCTGGAGGCTCTCGGAATCCGTTCAAGAAATCATCTGAATCTGCGAAACAGGTGCAAAGTCCACTAACTTTGACGGATAGGACATTGGTGGATAATATAGACGACACAACTGAAAATAACGAC CCTCTAAAACCACGGGTTGGAGAGTCATTCATGGACTGGTTTGGTCGTAACAAGACCACATTAGAGCAACAGAATTCAGAACTCACGCCGTCGGAATTGACGCGGCATGGCGTCagaatgtttaaaaacatacaagCCAATGATAATAATACACCAGATTCGAAGAAACGAAGACTCGACGAGGAAACAAATAGCTCGGATTCCCCTGTCACTAGTGCTCCGAAGCAGTCTAAACTTAGCGCCTTTGCTTTCCAGAAAAAAACTTGA